Proteins from a single region of Synechococcus sp. WH 8109:
- the mutS gene encoding DNA mismatch repair protein MutS, with protein MPRSASQPPDDALQGNLFGAPEPAASTAPTSEPEAASPDLSDDELGADAAARPRTRQATASEGRSEPPAANDSEPGSDELAWGHHSQLDPLQLTPMLRHYVELKAAHPDRVLLYRLGDFFECFFEDAIELSRVLELTLTGKEGGKAIGRVPMAGIPHHAAERYCAELIKQGYSVALCDQLETTPTKGALLKRDITRVLTPGTVLEEGMLSARRNNWLAAVVVEPAQGKQPLRWGLASADVSTGEVQVMQREDSFALHQQLAQQEASELLWAAALDAERPAWCPERLRLTPTASTPFSPVEAERTLQQHYGLSSLDGLGLPEHPLALQALGGLLRYLQDTQPLEQDSRIPLEVPAIVHRGDALVLDAQTRRNLELTATQRDNQLQGSLLWAIDRTLTAMGGRCLRRWLEAPLMERQAIQQRQDLVSSLVGERNLRMAIRQLLRPMGDLERLAGRAGAGHAGARDLVAIADGLERLPQLTARLDSAISAGPEWLQQLLSPDPALAELARTIRHKLVQAPPLSLSEGDLIHDGVDPLLDGLRNQLDDQEAWLSHQEQQERQRSGISTLKLQHHRTFGYFLAVSKAKANAVPDHWIRRQTLANEERFITPDLKEREGRIFQLRARACQREYELFCQLRDQVGAMAAPIRQAARAVAALDALTGLADVAASGGYCAPTITDGRGLQLKASRHPVVEQRLVEKAFTPNDVQLGEGTDLVVLTGPNASGKSCYLRQIGLIQLMAQIGSWVPARSATVGIADRIFTRVGAVDDLAAGQSTFMVEMAETANILHHASERSLVLLDEIGRGTATFDGLSIAWAVSEHLAGDLGSRTVFATHYHELNNLASERDNVANFQVLVEETGEDLVFLHQVQAGGASRSYGIEAARLAGVPKTVVQGARQVLDQLAA; from the coding sequence CAAACGATTCCGAACCCGGGAGCGACGAACTGGCCTGGGGCCACCACAGCCAGCTGGACCCGCTGCAGCTAACACCAATGCTGCGCCACTACGTGGAGCTCAAAGCGGCCCATCCCGATCGGGTGCTGCTCTACCGCCTGGGCGACTTCTTCGAGTGCTTCTTCGAAGACGCGATCGAACTCTCCCGGGTGCTGGAACTCACCCTCACCGGCAAGGAGGGCGGCAAGGCGATCGGCCGGGTGCCGATGGCGGGCATCCCCCACCACGCCGCTGAGCGCTACTGCGCCGAACTGATCAAGCAGGGCTACAGCGTGGCCCTTTGCGATCAACTAGAAACCACCCCCACCAAGGGTGCCCTGCTCAAGCGGGACATCACCCGGGTGCTGACCCCCGGCACCGTGTTGGAGGAGGGCATGCTCAGCGCCCGCCGCAACAACTGGCTGGCGGCGGTGGTGGTGGAGCCGGCCCAGGGGAAACAACCGCTGCGCTGGGGCCTGGCCAGCGCCGACGTGAGCACCGGCGAAGTGCAAGTGATGCAACGGGAAGACAGCTTCGCCCTGCACCAGCAGCTGGCCCAGCAGGAGGCCTCCGAACTGCTCTGGGCCGCCGCCCTCGATGCTGAGCGGCCGGCCTGGTGCCCGGAACGGTTGCGGCTGACGCCAACGGCCAGCACCCCCTTCAGCCCAGTCGAAGCAGAGCGCACCCTGCAGCAGCACTACGGCCTCAGCAGCCTCGATGGCCTCGGCCTGCCGGAGCACCCCCTGGCCCTGCAGGCCCTCGGCGGCCTGCTGCGCTATCTGCAGGACACACAGCCCCTGGAGCAGGACAGCCGCATCCCCCTGGAGGTGCCGGCGATCGTGCACCGCGGCGATGCCCTGGTGCTGGATGCCCAGACCCGCCGCAACCTCGAGCTCACCGCCACCCAGCGCGACAACCAGCTGCAGGGATCGTTGCTGTGGGCGATCGATCGCACCCTCACCGCGATGGGCGGCCGTTGCCTGCGCCGCTGGCTGGAAGCACCCTTGATGGAGCGCCAGGCCATTCAGCAGCGGCAGGATCTGGTGAGCAGCCTGGTGGGTGAACGCAACCTGCGGATGGCGATCCGCCAGCTGCTGCGCCCGATGGGCGACCTGGAGCGGCTGGCCGGCCGGGCCGGAGCGGGCCATGCCGGTGCCCGCGATCTGGTGGCCATCGCCGATGGCCTGGAACGGTTGCCCCAACTCACCGCTCGTCTGGACTCTGCGATCAGCGCAGGGCCGGAGTGGTTGCAGCAGCTGCTCAGCCCCGATCCAGCCCTGGCCGAGCTGGCCCGGACGATTCGCCACAAGCTGGTGCAGGCCCCACCGCTCTCCCTCTCCGAGGGCGATCTGATCCATGACGGCGTCGACCCGCTACTGGATGGGCTGCGCAACCAGCTGGACGATCAAGAAGCCTGGCTGAGCCACCAGGAGCAGCAGGAGCGCCAACGCAGTGGCATCAGCACGCTGAAGCTGCAACACCACCGCACCTTCGGCTATTTCCTGGCGGTGAGCAAAGCCAAGGCCAACGCCGTGCCTGACCACTGGATCCGGCGCCAGACCCTGGCCAACGAGGAACGCTTCATCACCCCGGATCTCAAGGAGCGGGAGGGCCGCATCTTCCAGCTACGGGCCCGGGCTTGCCAGAGGGAATACGAACTGTTCTGCCAGCTGCGCGATCAGGTGGGGGCCATGGCCGCCCCGATCCGCCAGGCGGCCCGCGCCGTTGCTGCCCTCGATGCCCTCACCGGCCTGGCCGATGTGGCCGCCAGCGGTGGCTACTGCGCACCAACTATCACCGACGGCCGGGGGCTGCAGCTGAAGGCCAGCCGCCATCCGGTGGTGGAGCAACGGCTGGTGGAAAAGGCTTTCACCCCCAATGATGTGCAGCTCGGTGAAGGCACCGATCTGGTGGTGCTCACGGGCCCTAACGCCAGTGGCAAGAGCTGCTACCTACGCCAGATCGGCCTGATTCAGTTGATGGCTCAGATCGGCAGCTGGGTTCCGGCACGCTCCGCCACGGTCGGCATTGCCGATCGAATCTTCACCCGGGTGGGTGCTGTGGATGATCTGGCCGCCGGCCAGTCCACCTTCATGGTGGAGATGGCCGAAACCGCCAACATCCTTCACCACGCCAGCGAGCGTTCCCTGGTGCTGCTCGATGAAATCGGGCGGGGCACCGCCACCTTCGATGGCCTCTCGATCGCCTGGGCCGTGAGCGAGCACCTGGCCGGCGACCTGGGCAGCCGCACGGTGTTCGCCACCCATTATCACGAGCTCAACAACCTGGCATCCGAGCGCGACAACGTGGCCAACTTCCAGGTGCTGGTGGAGGAAACCGGTGAGGATCTGGTGTTCCTTCATCAAGTGCAGGCCGGCGGCGCCAGCCGCAGCTACGGCATCGAGGCGGCACGCCTGGCCGGCGTTCCCAAGACCGTGGTGCAAGGGGCCCGTCAGGTGCTTGATCAGTTGGCGGCCTGA
- the ribH gene encoding 6,7-dimethyl-8-ribityllumazine synthase produces the protein MATFEGRFSDAARLRVGIVVARFNDLVTAKLLSGCLDCLKRHGVDVSETSSQLDVAWVPGSFELPIVAQQMARSGQYQVLITLGAVIRGDTPHFDVVVAEASKGVAAVARDTSVPVIFGVLTTDTMQQALERAGIKSNLGWSYGLEALEMGSLMRSLPSA, from the coding sequence ATGGCCACGTTTGAAGGACGTTTCTCTGACGCAGCCCGGCTGCGCGTCGGCATCGTTGTGGCCCGTTTCAATGATCTGGTCACTGCCAAGTTGCTGAGCGGCTGTCTTGACTGCCTCAAGCGCCATGGGGTGGATGTGTCGGAGACCAGCTCCCAGCTTGATGTGGCCTGGGTGCCGGGTTCTTTCGAACTGCCGATCGTGGCCCAGCAGATGGCCCGCTCCGGTCAGTACCAGGTGCTGATCACCCTTGGGGCGGTGATCCGCGGCGACACGCCCCATTTCGATGTGGTGGTGGCGGAGGCCAGCAAGGGCGTTGCTGCGGTGGCGCGCGACACGTCAGTGCCCGTGATCTTCGGCGTGTTGACCACCGACACGATGCAGCAGGCGCTGGAGCGGGCGGGCATCAAGAGCAATCTCGGTTGGAGCTACGGGCTGGAAGCCCTGGAGATGGGCAGCCTGATGCGGTCCTTGCCGTCGGCTTGA
- a CDS encoding DUF561 domain-containing protein: protein MTRLQQLPVSLQRSLEQRSALKVIAGLMNFDAASVERVARAAGRAGADLIDVACDPALVRLAIEASGGVPVCVSSVEPEQFSAAVEAGALMVEIGNYDAFYPQGRIFDAAEVLELTRCTRQLLPNVVLSVTVPHVLPMDEQEQLAVDLVAAGADLIQTEGGTSAKPFSAGHLGLIEKAAPTLAAAHSISRAVDVPVLCASGLSAVTLPMAIAAGAAGVGVGSAVNRLQDELAMVAVVRGLRDALGSTVATRV, encoded by the coding sequence ATGACCCGTCTTCAGCAGCTGCCCGTTTCTCTGCAGCGCAGCCTTGAGCAGCGCTCTGCGCTCAAGGTGATCGCCGGCCTGATGAATTTCGATGCCGCCAGTGTGGAGCGGGTCGCCCGTGCAGCTGGGCGAGCAGGTGCGGATCTGATCGACGTGGCTTGCGACCCCGCCCTGGTGCGTCTGGCGATTGAGGCTTCCGGTGGTGTGCCCGTGTGCGTGTCGTCGGTGGAGCCTGAGCAGTTCTCCGCGGCGGTGGAAGCCGGTGCACTGATGGTGGAGATCGGTAACTACGACGCCTTCTATCCCCAGGGCCGGATCTTTGATGCGGCAGAGGTGCTGGAGCTCACCCGCTGCACCCGCCAACTGCTGCCCAATGTGGTGTTGAGCGTCACCGTGCCCCACGTGTTGCCGATGGATGAGCAGGAGCAGCTGGCCGTCGATCTGGTGGCCGCCGGTGCCGATCTGATCCAGACCGAGGGCGGCACCAGTGCCAAGCCCTTCAGTGCTGGTCACCTGGGCCTGATCGAGAAGGCTGCCCCCACCCTGGCGGCGGCCCATAGCATCAGCCGTGCCGTCGATGTGCCCGTTCTGTGTGCTTCCGGTTTGTCTGCGGTGACACTGCCGATGGCCATCGCTGCTGGTGCGGCCGGCGTAGGCGTCGGTTCTGCCGTGAACCGCCTGCAGGATGAGCTGGCGATGGTGGCGGTTGTTCGTGGTCTGCGTGATGCCCTCGGCAGCACTGTCGCGACCCGCGTCTGA
- a CDS encoding precorrin-8X methylmutase: MAWMAQDHPIFTESIRRIRAALGNTGLPPLQQQVLERLVHSSGDLSLGALLRFSEGACEQGLAALKQGAPILTDTAMAAAAVAPMAQRTLGSAVHTVLEWAPGVAPAGSTRTAAGMEEAWRSLALASPSPVVLIGSAPTALEALLQQVAAGAPAPSLVIGMPVGFVGVAESKKHLAASGLAQIRLESSRGGAGLVAAAVNALLRAAAAPAPPPSS; the protein is encoded by the coding sequence ATGGCGTGGATGGCCCAGGACCACCCGATCTTCACCGAAAGCATCCGGCGGATCCGGGCGGCTCTGGGGAACACGGGCCTGCCGCCGCTTCAACAGCAGGTGCTGGAACGGCTGGTGCACAGCAGCGGCGATCTCTCCCTGGGGGCATTGCTGCGGTTCAGCGAGGGGGCCTGTGAGCAGGGTTTGGCAGCGCTGAAGCAGGGGGCGCCGATCCTGACGGACACCGCGATGGCGGCGGCGGCGGTGGCCCCGATGGCTCAACGCACCCTCGGCAGTGCCGTGCACACGGTGCTGGAGTGGGCACCTGGGGTGGCGCCGGCGGGTTCAACGCGCACGGCGGCGGGCATGGAGGAGGCCTGGCGCTCGCTCGCCCTGGCGTCACCGTCTCCGGTGGTGCTGATTGGCAGTGCGCCGACCGCCCTTGAGGCGCTGTTGCAGCAGGTGGCCGCCGGTGCTCCGGCCCCCAGCCTGGTGATCGGTATGCCGGTGGGTTTTGTGGGGGTGGCGGAAAGCAAGAAGCATCTGGCGGCCAGTGGCCTGGCCCAGATCCGTTTGGAGAGCAGCAGGGGTGGAGCGGGTCTGGTGGCCGCGGCGGTTAATGCTCTGCTTCGCGCTGCTGCAGCACCAGCTCCCCCCCCTTCCAGCTGA
- the tilS gene encoding tRNA lysidine(34) synthetase TilS — translation MGETHLSSLGWTSWHDRLHRRLLMQPQLLPQGSSLLLAVSGGQDSMALLALLQDLAPLHGWGLSLWHGDHGWHDNSSRITAELSSWCQQRQLPLQVDQAAPGQVPSEAKARQWRYERLAQQGRQAGADVVTGHTASDRAETMLLQLARGSDLACLAALPSVRPLSPEGPWLRRPLLHLQRHDTLQICQELALPIWEDPSNQSPEFARNRIRQEVLPVLEALHPGSTQRMSDLAERVSQVRDSQKELSQMALNLLQTAAGLDRRGLGALSSASRRLLLAQWLQQQGVPTLPARQLDELSRRLENDGPGSAADLAGGWRLSWKGGELVLQQREAEH, via the coding sequence GTGGGGGAAACGCACCTCTCCTCCTTGGGCTGGACGTCCTGGCATGACCGCCTGCACCGGCGCCTGCTGATGCAGCCGCAGCTGCTGCCCCAGGGCAGCTCCCTACTGCTGGCTGTGTCCGGCGGACAGGACTCAATGGCCCTGCTGGCGTTGCTGCAGGATCTGGCGCCCTTGCATGGCTGGGGCCTGAGCCTGTGGCACGGCGATCACGGCTGGCACGACAACTCCAGCCGAATTACCGCGGAACTGAGCAGCTGGTGCCAGCAGCGGCAGCTCCCCCTGCAGGTGGACCAGGCAGCGCCAGGGCAGGTGCCCAGCGAAGCCAAGGCCCGACAGTGGCGTTACGAACGGCTGGCTCAACAGGGCCGCCAGGCAGGCGCCGACGTGGTGACGGGCCACACCGCCAGCGACCGGGCCGAAACGATGTTGCTGCAGCTGGCCCGCGGCAGCGACCTGGCCTGCCTGGCGGCTCTGCCCAGCGTCCGTCCCCTCAGCCCGGAAGGCCCCTGGCTGCGCCGACCGCTGCTGCACCTGCAGCGCCACGACACCCTCCAGATCTGCCAGGAGCTAGCGCTGCCGATCTGGGAGGACCCCAGCAACCAATCCCCCGAGTTCGCCCGCAACCGGATCCGCCAGGAGGTGCTGCCGGTGCTGGAGGCGTTGCATCCAGGCAGCACGCAGCGGATGAGCGATCTGGCCGAACGGGTGTCCCAGGTGCGGGACAGTCAGAAGGAACTCAGCCAGATGGCCCTGAACCTTCTGCAAACCGCTGCCGGCCTGGACCGCCGCGGCCTGGGGGCGTTGAGCTCAGCCAGCCGCCGCCTGCTGCTGGCGCAATGGCTGCAGCAGCAGGGGGTGCCAACCCTGCCGGCCAGGCAGCTGGACGAGCTCAGCCGGCGACTTGAAAACGATGGTCCCGGCAGTGCAGCCGATCTTGCCGGGGGCTGGCGACTCAGCTGGAAGGGGGGGGAGCTGGTGCTGCAGCAGCGCGAAGCAGAGCATTAA
- the psbZ gene encoding photosystem II reaction center protein PsbZ, translating into MQFINTLTVLALVVASFALIVAVPVLYASSEDSGRSNRLILLGSAVWVALVLLNWGVSFFVV; encoded by the coding sequence ATGCAGTTCATCAACACGCTGACCGTTCTGGCCCTGGTGGTGGCGTCCTTCGCTTTGATCGTTGCGGTGCCGGTGCTGTATGCCTCCAGCGAGGACAGCGGCCGCTCTAACCGTCTGATCCTGCTGGGCAGTGCTGTTTGGGTGGCGCTGGTGCTGCTGAACTGGGGTGTGAGCTTCTTCGTCGTCTGA